The genomic segment CATTGTCGGCTCTGTGGTTGTCGTAATGCTGCTTAGTATTGTTTCGGTTAATGATGTCAGTTTTTAATCGCAAGCTCTCACCGCATCGCCATCATAATAAAGCGGTTCATAAAGGATTTACTTTAATTGAACTCTTAATTGTGATGGTGATATTAGGAATAAGCTCAGCCTTGGTTGGGCCTTCCTTATTTCAGCAATATACCAAGATGCAACAGCAGCAAGAACTGGTTGGTTTTAAGCAGCAGTTGCGTTTTATTGGGCAGCAAGCCTTTTACTATCGCTCATCAATACAATTATCACTTGATGGGAAAACAGTCTCAATCCGTTATAACTCCTCAGATGAACAGCAAGATAAAGTGTATGAATCTCTTTTTTTTGAACCGAGTGAGCTAGTGTTTAATCGAGATGGTACGCCAGATATAGATAAGCTAACGGTGGTGATTAATGAAAAGAAATATGAAATACAGACACCAAGCATTTTACCAGCAGAAAGGGCTGACACTGATTGAAGTGTTGATCGCTTCTATGATCCTTTTTATGGCAATCGGTTTAGCTGCAAGTGTGTTTCAGCAAAATTTGCTACTGCAAAGAAAAGTATTAAATCAGCTAGAACAAACACAATTACAACAAGTAGTAACTAGAAATGTACTTTTTCAATTAGAGCAAAAAAAATTGTCAGGAAAAGAAGTTGTAAATTTAGTTGAAATTAACTGGAAAGCAGATGTTGAGAAGAAAGCAGCATTTATTGATAGCTATAGCTTTGATACAGAAAAATACTCGGCAGATTTAGGGCATGTTACGGTTTATATCATTACTCTAACCTCCGAGCATTGGCCTGATTGGAGTGTAGAATACAAAGAGTCAATATGGACACCATAAAGAAAAATAACGGATTTACCTTAGTTGAAATGTTGGTGTCTATGGTTATCTTATCG from the Aliivibrio wodanis genome contains:
- a CDS encoding general secretion pathway protein, encoding MSVFNRKLSPHRHHNKAVHKGFTLIELLIVMVILGISSALVGPSLFQQYTKMQQQQELVGFKQQLRFIGQQAFYYRSSIQLSLDGKTVSIRYNSSDEQQDKVYESLFFEPSELVFNRDGTPDIDKLTVVINEKKYEIQTPSILPAERADTD
- a CDS encoding putative general secretion pathway protein (No significant database matches) — protein: MAIGLAASVFQQNLLLQRKVLNQLEQTQLQQVVTRNVLFQLEQKKLSGKEVVNLVEINWKADVEKKAAFIDSYSFDTEKYSADLGHVTVYIITLTSEHWPDWSVEYKESIWTP